One stretch of Camelus bactrianus isolate YW-2024 breed Bactrian camel chromosome 19, ASM4877302v1, whole genome shotgun sequence DNA includes these proteins:
- the LOC105083018 gene encoding eukaryotic translation initiation factor 1A, Y-chromosomal-like has protein sequence MPLFMIARVVSTHLCWGQALGAGGSPKNLVARISRACDQISHPCLMLRGLSRSPSEKSPTAAAMPKNKGKGGKNRRRGKNENKSEKRELVFKEDGQEYAQVIKMLGNGRLEALCFDGVKMLCHIRGKLRKKVWVNTSDIILVGLRDYQDNKADVILKYNADEARSLKAYGELPEHANVNETDTFGPGDDDEIQFDDIGDEDEDIDDI, from the coding sequence ATGCCTCTGTTTATGATTGCCAGAGTGGTCTCAACACATCTGTGTTGGGGCCAAGCGTTGGGCGCAGGCGGATCTCCGAAGAACTTGGTCGCGAGAATCTCCCGCGCATGTGACCAGATCTCCCACCCCTGCTTGATGCTGCGCGGTCTCTCGCGTAGTCCCTCCGAGAAGTCTCCCACCGCTGCCGCCATGCCCAAGAATAAAGGGAAAGGAGGTAAAAATAGACGCAGAGGTAAGAATgagaataaatctgaaaaaagagAGCTGGTGTTCAAAGAAGATGGGCAAGAGTATGCTCAAGTAATCAAAATGTTGGGAAATGGACGATTAGAAGCGTTGTGTTTTGATGGTGTAAAGATGTTATGTCACATCAGAGGGAAATTGAGAAAAAAGGTTTGGGTAAATACCTCAGACATTATATTGGTTGGTCTACGAGACTACCAGGATAATAAAgctgatgtaattttaaaatacaatgcggatgaggctagaagtctgaaggCATATGGCGAACTTCCAGAACATGCTAACGTCAATGAAACTGATACATTTGGCCCTGGAGATGATGATGAAATCCAATTTGATGACATTGGAGATGAAGATGAAGACATTGATGACATCTAA